The DNA region ACATGAGGTGGGCTCTCCCTCCCTGCAGTCAGAAGCTCCTGCGGTCGCCGCGGAAACCTACCCGCAAGATCTCCAAGATCCCCTTCAAGGTCCTGGACGCCCCGGAGCTGCAGGACGACTTCTACCTGAACCTGGTGGACTGGTCATCCCTCAACGTGCTCAGCGTGGGGCTGGGGACCTGCGTGTACCTGTGGAGCGCCTGCACCAGCCAGGTGGTGCCGCTGAgggcgcggggggtgggggggcaagccGGCCCCCAGGGTCCAGGGCAGCCACCGCGGGCCCCCTCCCCACCGTGGGCCACAGCCTGCGGACCGCTGTGAGGGCCGCGTCCTTGGTGGGGGTCCTCACACCTACGTCAGTAGTGAATCTCAGGGCCTGCAGGACATGAAGCCACTGCTCTTTGGGGTGGGCTGTTTCGGGAATAAAACCAAATGCAAGAGGGGGCCAAAGAAGGCAAGTGAACCCGCCTCAGGGAGAAGGCCGCCCCTCTGGTCGCAGCGGCCTGTGGCCTGCGCCTGCTGCACGGTACCCTGGTCGCCCGAGcgcccctccccaggctctgtGCCGTCTGTTGTCCCTGTGCTGGTGTGTGTCCCCTCCCAGCGTGCAGCCTCCTGAGCACCCCGGCCATGTCACCCTGGGTCTCAGCGCTGACACCAGTGCGCACGGGCCTGAGGCGTCCTGGAGCGAATGaacgggtgggggggggggcagacggGGATGAACAGATGGGGAGAGCCTCAGAGGCCCAGCGGGCAGCACCTGGCACATGCTGactgcttcccctctcccaggtGACCCGGCTCTGTGACCTCTCCGTGGAAGGGGACTCGGTGACGTCTGTGGGCTGGTCTGAACGGGTCAGTACACGGGCCCCGTCCACCAGCTGGCAGGGCTGGCACAGGGGAGATGTGACCCAGTCTCATGGGCGGAGGTCCTGCACAGTGCTGAGGGGGCTTCAGAGACCCACAGGGGCCGGACCCCAGCCTGGAGGTCACTTGTGTAAGCTCCAGGAGTGGCCTCGACACCGCTGCCTGTCCCCAGCCTGGTAAAGATGGTTACAGAGATGGGGCTCCTCCCCAGAGACCCTCGGCCAGACTTGGTTCCCTGAagaccaccctccacccccccccccgcctccacgGCTGACACGGCTGCCCCACGTGGATGCACACAGATGTTTAGTGTGTCGGCTAGAGTATTTGGCTGTTCCCCTGAGGGTTCCAAGCAGGGGTATTCTCTTGGCCCAAAGGAACTCGCAGAGAAGTGGCTCCGAGGCCCTGcagcaaggagggagagggagagccaggaagGCCAGTCAGGGAGTGGTCCCCGTGCCTGGGCCTCATGCCCGCTCCATCCCCTGTGTGATCGGTCCTAGGGGAACCTGGTGGCCGTGGGCACGCACAAAGGCTTCGTGCAGATCTGGGATGCGGCCGCAGGGAAGAAGCTGTCCATGCTGGAAGGCCACACGGCACGTGTCGGTGAGGAGCCACCCAGTCCCCTGGCGGGCAGGTGTGATCCCTGGGGGGGCCAGGCCTCagcctcccttgccctctgcccggCCTCCAGGGGCGCTGGCCTGGAACGCTGACCAGCTCTCGTCTGGGAGCCGGGACCGCATGATCCTGCAGAGGGACATCCGGACCCCACCCCTGCAGTCGGAGCGGAGGCTGCAGGGCCACCGGCAGGAGGTGTGTGGGCTCAAGTGGTCCACAGACCACCAGCTCCTCGCCTCGGGGGGCAACGACAACAAGGTAGGCGCCCCGGGGCGCCCGCCATCCCAGCCTCTGGCCATCCCTTCCGTCACAGGGCAAGGGCGATGCGGGTGCTGcccggggaggtggggggactgcGAGGAGTTTGGGGGGCCTCACGGCCACTGCCCCCACAGCTGCTGGTCTGGAACCACTCAAGCCTGAGCCCCGTGCAGCAGTACACAGAGCATCTGGCGGCCGTGAAGGCCATCGCCTGGTCCCCGCACCAGCACGGGCTGCTGGCCTCTGGCGGCGGCACAGCTGACCGCTGCATCCGCTTCTGGAACACGCTCACCGGGCAGCCGCTGCAGTGCATTGACACGGGCTCCCAGGTGTGCAACCTTGCCTGGTCCAAGCACGCCAACGAGCTGGTGAGTGTGGGGCTGGGTAGGGCCTGTGGGGCCGGTGTGCACGCCTCCCACCTCATTGCTAGAAAGCCTTTGGAGTCCCTCCGTGAGGAGCTGGCGGCAGAGGAGCCTGGGCAtgctggaggtgggaggaggaggagccctgGCCGAGTCGAGGCTTCCCCTGGGGTTCTGAGGGGAAGCCAGGCACCCACGCCCGGTGCCCACCAGAGAGGTTCCCAGAGCTCTCAGGCACTGGACGGCTCTGGCTCAGTTCGTCCATCTGCCAGAACACAGGGATCGAGGGCGGTCACCTGTGGCCTCTGCGCCTTGCCTGCTGAGCCTAAGAGGGTTCCTGGGTGGGTGCATCGGATCGCTTGTGTCTAGGCCCCAGGGCTGCAGAAGGGGGGCCTGAGTTCGGACAGcgccctctccaccccccaggTGAGCACGCACGGCTACTCACAGAACCAGATCCTGGTCTGGAAGTACCCGTCCCTGACCCAGGTGGCAAAGCTGACCGGGCACTCCTACAGGGTCCTGTACCTGGTGAGTCTGTCCCG from Ursus arctos isolate Adak ecotype North America unplaced genomic scaffold, UrsArc2.0 scaffold_14, whole genome shotgun sequence includes:
- the FZR1 gene encoding fizzy-related protein homolog isoform X2, with product MWALTPPKSETACLCPATIPSRNILPPPADLGQLTLAGRLGLPCVAMDQDYERRLLRQIVVQNENTMPCVAEMRRTLTPANSPVSSPSKHGDRFIPSRAGANWSVNFHRINENEKSPSQNRKAKDATSDNGKDGLAYSALLKNELLGAGIEKVQDPQTEDRRLQPSTPEKKGLFTYSLSTKRSSPDDGNDVSPYSLSPVSNKSQKLLRSPRKPTRKISKIPFKVLDAPELQDDFYLNLVDWSSLNVLSVGLGTCVYLWSACTSQVTRLCDLSVEGDSVTSVGWSERGNLVAVGTHKGFVQIWDAAAGKKLSMLEGHTARVGALAWNADQLSSGSRDRMILQRDIRTPPLQSERRLQGHRQEVCGLKWSTDHQLLASGGNDNKLLVWNHSSLSPVQQYTEHLAAVKAIAWSPHQHGLLASGGGTADRCIRFWNTLTGQPLQCIDTGSQVCNLAWSKHANELVSTHGYSQNQILVWKYPSLTQVAKLTGHSYRVLYLAMSPDGEAIVTGAGDETLRFWNVFSKTRSTKESVSVLNLFTRIR
- the FZR1 gene encoding fizzy-related protein homolog isoform X1; its protein translation is MWALTPPKSETACLCPATIPSRNILPPPADLGQLTLAGRLGLPCVAMDQDYERRLLRQIVVQNENTMPCVAEMRRTLTPANSPVSSPSKHGDRFIPSRAGANWSVNFHRINENEKSPSQNRKAKDATSDNGKDGLAYSALLKNELLGAGIEKVQDPQTEDRRLQPSTPEKKGLFTYSLSTKRSSPDDGNDVSPYSLSPVSNKSQKLLRSPRKPTRKISKIPFKVLDAPELQDDFYLNLVDWSSLNVLSVGLGTCVYLWSACTSQVTRLCDLSVEGDSVTSVGWSERGNLVAVGTHKGFVQIWDAAAGKKLSMLEGHTARVGALAWNADQLSSGSRDRMILQRDIRTPPLQSERRLQGHRQEVCGLKWSTDHQLLASGGNDNKLLVWNHSSLSPVQQYTEHLAAVKAIAWSPHQHGLLASGGGTADRCIRFWNTLTGQPLQCIDTGSQVCNLAWSKHANELVSTHGYSQNQILVWKYPSLTQVAKLTGHSYRVLYLAMSPDGEAIVTGAGDETLRFWNVFSKTRSTKVKWESVSVLNLFTRIR
- the FZR1 gene encoding fizzy-related protein homolog isoform X4, producing the protein MDQDYERRLLRQIVVQNENTMPCVAEMRRTLTPANSPVSSPSKHGDRFIPSRAGANWSVNFHRINENEKSPSQNRKAKDATSDNGKDGLAYSALLKNELLGAGIEKVQDPQTEDRRLQPSTPEKKGLFTYSLSTKRSSPDDGNDVSPYSLSPVSNKSQKLLRSPRKPTRKISKIPFKVLDAPELQDDFYLNLVDWSSLNVLSVGLGTCVYLWSACTSQVTRLCDLSVEGDSVTSVGWSERGNLVAVGTHKGFVQIWDAAAGKKLSMLEGHTARVGALAWNADQLSSGSRDRMILQRDIRTPPLQSERRLQGHRQEVCGLKWSTDHQLLASGGNDNKLLVWNHSSLSPVQQYTEHLAAVKAIAWSPHQHGLLASGGGTADRCIRFWNTLTGQPLQCIDTGSQVCNLAWSKHANELVSTHGYSQNQILVWKYPSLTQVAKLTGHSYRVLYLAMSPDGEAIVTGAGDETLRFWNVFSKTRSTKVKWESVSVLNLFTRIR
- the FZR1 gene encoding fizzy-related protein homolog isoform X3, with the protein product MWALTPPKSETACLCPATIPSRNILPPPADLGQLTLAGRLGLPCVAMDQDYERRLLRQIVVQNENTMPCVAEMRRTLTPANSPVSSPSKHGDRFIPSRAGANWSVNFHRINENEKSPSQNRKAKDATSDNGKDGLAYSALLKNELLGAGIEKVQDPQTEDRRLQPSTPEKKGLFTYSLSTKRSSPDDGNDVSPYSLSPVSNKSQKLLRSPRKPTRKISKIPFKVLDAPELQDDFYLNLVDWSSLNVLSVGLGTCVYLWSACTSQVTRLCDLSVEGDSVTSVGWSERGNLVAVGTHKGFVQIWDAAAGKKLSMLEGHTARVGALAWNADQLSSGSRDRMILQRDIRTPPLQSERRLQGHRQEVCGLKWSTDHQLLASGGNDNKLLVWNHSSLSPVQQYTEHLAAVKAIAWSPHQHGLLASGGGTADRCIRFWNTLTGQPLQCIDTGSQVCNLAWSKHANELAMSPDGEAIVTGAGDETLRFWNVFSKTRSTKVKWESVSVLNLFTRIR